CGTGGTGAACTTCGCGCCGGCGGCCGCGAAGCGAAGGTCGCACATGAGGGCCGCACACAGACCAATGCCCGCGCAGGCGCCGTTGATCGCCGCGATGATCGGCTTCGGGATCGTCGTCGGGAACCAGATGGGCCTGTCGAGACCCACCGCGCCCGGGTCGTCCGAGTCCCCGCCACCCTGGAGGCTGTCCATGTCGGCCCCCGCGCACCAGCCGCGGCCGGCGGCCGTCACGACGATGACGCGGACATCCGGGTCAGCCGCGGCGTCCTCCAACAACGAGTAGTAGCGGCGCGCGAGCCCACCGGTCCATGCGTTGAGCCGGTCCGGTCGGTTGAGGGTGAGCGTGCCGATCCGGTCACGCACTTCGTACAACACGACATCCGTCTTCACGTCGTTCATGCCTTCCTCCCCTTGTGCACCCAGTTTCGGGATCATCGAGCAGGTGATCGGGGCATCGTCTCCAGGCCAGGCCGCCCCGACCCACGGACCATGGCCGCCGGACGCGCAGGCGTGAGGGGCCCACAGCCGCCGACGTCGCCGCATCTCAGCCGCCGCTCAGAGCCGCCACGATCTGCACCTCCCGCGCACCGACCGGCGCGGCGAGCGTTCGCACCAACTCGCCCCCGACGAAGAACTTGATGTGGGTCCGGATGCGTCCCTGCTCGTCGACGACCCGGAAGCGGAGGCCGGGATAGCGCTGGTCGAGGTCGGCCAGCACCTCGGCGAGGGTCGCACCCGAGGCCTCCACCTCCGCCAGGCCCTGGGTGTAGGCGCGGAGATGGGTCGGCAGCCGCACCCGCATCAGGCCTCGCGCGCCGCCACGGTCGCGTACACGTGCGGCAGGTGGCGCACGAGGCACGCGAAGCTCGCCCCTTCGTCGCGGCTTGCCCAGATCTCGCCGTTGGTCGTGCCGAGGTAGAGGCCGACCGGGTCGAGGTCGTCGGTGCACATCGCCTGGCGCTTGACGGTCCACCAGGCCTGCTCGGCCGGAAAGCCGCGGTCCTGGCGCTGCCACGAGGCGCCCGCGTCCCGCGTCACGTAGAGCGCCGGCCGTCCGCCCGGGCTCGTGCGCGGCCAGACCTCGGTGCCGTCCATCGGACAGACCCACACCGTGTTGGCATCTCGCGGGTGGAGCGCGATCGGGAAGCCGATGTCGCCGACGTCGCGGGGCATCGCATCCCCGACGCGCACCCAGGTGTCGCCGGGCCGGTCGAGGCGGTAGATACCGCAGTGGTTCTGCTGCCAGAGGCGGTCGGGGCGCCGCGGGTGGAGCTGCACGCAGTGGGGATCGTGGCCGAACTCGACGTTCGGGTCGGGCAGGAAGTCGGCCGCCACCCCGCGGTTCAGCGGCCGCCAGCCCTCGCCGCCGTCGAGCGACTCGAACACGCCCCCGCCCGACATGCCGAGGTAGAGGTGACGCCGATCGCGCGGGTCGACCAGGATCGAGTGCAGCGTCGGGCCGTCGGGCGTGGCGTCCTGGTCCCCGCCGACCCAGGCCTGCTGCATCGGGTGGTCGTTGAAGCCGTCGACGCCCTGCCAGGTCTCGCCGCCGTCCTCGCTGCGGAAGAGGCCCTGGGGCGAGGTGCCGGCGTACCAGACGCCCGGCTCGGACGGGTGACCGGGCGTCAGCCAGAAGACGTGGTCGACGGCCCGGCCGCGTGGCTCTCCGGTGCGGAAGGCCGGCGGCTGGCGCGCCTCGCGCCAGGACCTCCCGCCGTCGTCGGTGTGCATCACCGTCGGGCCGAGGTGGCCCGTGCGCACCCCGGCGAGCAGCGTCCGGCCGTCACGCGTATCGAGCACGGCGTGGTGGACGAGGCAGCCGAAGTGGTGCGGCCCGTCGGCCTCCCAGCGCGCACGGTCGGCACTGCGGTAGAGCCAGAGGCCCTTGCGGGTCGAGACGATCAGCGTGATGCGCGGCATTCGATCACCTCACACCGAGGTCAACGCCAGCTCGCGAGCCACCTGCTCCGCCCGCGCCGTCGCGCCCATCTCGGTGAAGAGGCGATGCGCCTCGCGGAGGAAACCACGCCGGGCGGCCTGCTCGCCCGTGAGGCCCGCGAGGGCCGCCAGCTCGACGAGGATGAACGGCTCATGGCAGCGCGCACCGGTCTCCTCGAGCAGGGCGAGCGCCTGCCGTAGCGCCGTCTCGATCGCACCGCGACGTGCGAGCCCCTCGGTCCGGATCAGGAGGCGTGCATGGGCGAGCAGGACGCGGCACTCGATCGCTCGGGTCGAGCGCTCGCGCGCCAGCCGGACGGCCTCTTCCGTCTCCGAGCGTGCCCGCTCACTTTCGCCCGGCTCCCCATGCGCCTCGGCGAGCTGGGCGAGCATGAGGGCTTCCCAGTGGAGCGCCGTGCGGCGCCGCCGGACCATCGAGAGCGCGTGCTCGAAGGCACTCGCGGCCTGCTTGCGATCCTCGCCTGCCGCGTGCGCGCAGCCGAGGGCGTAGTATGCCGACGCCAGCGAGAGCGGGCTGCCGATCCGTTCGGCGATCTGGACCGCCTGGCGCGCGTGGTCGAGCGCGGCTTGCGCGTCGCCCCGGAGCTCGGCGGGGTAGACGCTCATCTCGTGCGCCCACCCGAGCACCTCCTCCTCGCGGGCCTCGCGGGCGAGGGCGAGCGCGTGGTCGAGCTCGCGCGCCCCTTCCTCCACGCGGCCGGTCTGAAAGAGGGCCGCCCCTCTCATCAAGAGGAGCCAGATGTAGGGGTCGAAGCCGGTCCCGGCAGGTCCCCGCCGGCCCTCCGCCGCCCGCCCGAGCGCTTCTGCCAGTGTCTCGAGCACGGCGGAGAAGCGGCCCGCCATCCATTGCGCCTCGACCAGCGCGACCCGGGAGGCCACCTGCAACCCGACGTCGGCGCTCTCATCCGCCAGGCGGGTGCCCTCGGAGACGAGCTCCAGGGCCTCCGGGACCGCCCCCGCCATGCCTCTCACCATCCCGTAGTTGTTGAGGAACCCCGCGCGCGCACGCGCGTCGCCCGTCCGGCGGGTGAGATTCATTCCCTCCGTGAAGATGGCCGCCGCCTCCTCTTCCGACAGGCCGAGGCGCCAGCCGAAGTTCAGCAACCAGATCCCCGCCCACGTGGCCATCTCGATGGTCTCGGGAGTCTCCGGCAGGGCCGCGAGAAGCTCCCGCACCTTCCGCGAGCTGCGCGCCGCCTCGGCGAGATCGCGCACGCCGGCCCACTCGGCCGCGCGGCGGCGCCAGCGCGCGGCCTCGAGCCGCTCGCCCGCCGCCTCCCAGTGGTGCGCGAGGAGCGCGGCGCGCTCCTCCAGCCGGTGCGGGTCGAGCTCGACGAATGCCCGAGCCACCGCGGCGTGCGTCCGCGCCCGCCGCTCGGCGAGCTGCGAGCGGTACGCCACCTCGTGCGTCAACGGATGCCGGAACGTGTACTCCCCGCGGGGATGGAGCTCCTCCTCGTCGACCATGCCCGCGGCGATCAGGTTGTGAACCCCCTCTTCCACCTCCACCTCGGGGAGCTCGCTCACCCGCCGGAGCACCGGCTCCGCGAACTCCTTCCCGATTACCGCTGCCGTCTGCAGGAGCGCCTTCTCCCGCTCCGGCAGCCGGTCGATCCGCGCCGCGAGCAGCGCCTGCACGCTCGGCGGGACGGCGAGGTCGTCGACCGGGCGGGCGAGTCGATAGGCGCCGTGCGCGCCGGTGAGGTTGCCGGCCTCGACCAGCGCCTGGACGACCTCCTCGATGAAGAAGGCGTTCCCGGCCGTGCGCCCGCGGATGCCGTCCGCGAGCGTGGCGACCGAGGGGTCGCGGCCGAGCAGGTCCTCGAGGAGCGCCGTGACGGCCTCCGGGCCGAGCGGGCGGAGCACGAGCGGCGCGAAGGGCGCCGCCTGCGTCCAGCCCGCGCGGTACTCGGGCCGGAAGTTCACGAGGAGCAGCGCGCGCCTTCCGGGTAAGGCCTCGACGAGCGCCGCCAGGAGCGCCTCGCTCGCCTCGTCGATCCAGTGGAGGTCCTCGACGAGGACGACCATCGGCGCCTGCCGGCTCCGCAGGTCGACGAGCCGCCGGAAGAGGGCGACGAGCCGCCGCTGCCGTGCCTCGGGATCCATCCGCAGCAGCCGCCGCTCGGATCGCGCTCCTCGGCGTCGGTCCGGGCCTCCTCGGCGCTCTTGTAGGGGGTCGGGGACGCCGAGGAAGTCGAACAGGAGCGGGAGCGCCTCCGTGAGCGCGGCGTCGAGCAGGAGGATGGTGCCCGCGATCTTCCGACGGGCCTCCTCCTCGCGGTCCGTGTCCGCGATGCCGAAGTAGCTCCGCAGGAGCTCCACGACGGGGAGGAAGGGCAGCATCTTCCCGTGCGGGACGCAGGCAGCAGCGTGGACGGCAACGCCCCGAGCCCGGGCCCGCTCCGCGAACTCGTGGCAGAGGCGGCTCTTGCCGACGCCCGCATCGGCGACGACGCCGATCACCACGCCCGCACCGTCGACCGCCTGGCCGAGCGCCGCCTCGAGCGCCGCCGTCTCCTCCTCGCGGCCGACGAAGCGCGAGAAGCCCCGCGCGCGCGAGCGCTCGAGCGGTGTCCGGAGGGGACCCACGCCCGCGAGCTCGTAGACGCGCACGGGCGCCCGCACGCCCTTCACTGCGAACCGCCCGAGCTCCTCCAGCCGGAAGTAGCCCGAGACGAGCCGCGCGGTATGCTCGCTGAGATAGACCTTCCCCGGCTCGGCGAGCTGCTCCATGCGTTGCGCGAGCCCGACGGTCGGCCCCTGCGCGGTGTAGTCCATGCGGAGGTCGTCGCCGATCGAGCCGACCACGACTTCGCCGGAGTTGAGCCCCATGCGCACCGAGAAGCTGAGGCCCTGCTCGAGGCGGAGCCTGCGCGCGTAGCGGCGGATCTCCTCGACGAGACTGAGCGCCGCGTGGCAGGCCCGGCGCGCGTGGTCCTCGTGCGCGATAGGCGCGCCGAAGAGCGCCATTATGCCGTCGCCGGTGAACTGGGTGACGGTGCCCTCGAAGCGATGCACGCCCTCGGCGAGGAGGGCAGCGAAGCGCTCCATGACGTGGTGGAACACTTCGGGATCGGCCTGCTCGGCGAGGTCCATCGATCCCTTCACGTCGGCGAAGAGGACCGTCACCTGCTTGCGTTCGCCTTCGAGGGCGGCGCGCGAGGTGAGGATCTTCTCGGCGAGATGCCTCGGCGTGTAGGTCGTGGGGGACCGCTCGGGTCCCGGCGCGGTGACTCCGGTCAGCAAGGCGCCGCAGTGCCCACAGAATTTCTCGCCGGACTCGACCGGCGTTCCACACGTCCTGCAGTTGCGACCGAGTCGCGTCCCGCACTCCGTGCAGAAGCGCCGGTCGTGGCGGTTCTCGTGGCCGCAGGACGGGCAGCGAACCCCGCCCTGGCCTCCTGCGGGTTCTTCTACTCGGTGGCTCGCGATGTCTTCGGCTTGTCCCCCAGGGGGCCCGCCGATGTCAACGGCGCGGGATGCCGTCGGAAGCCGGCCCGCGGGAGATCCGCGGCTGGGAACCGAGGAGCGTACGCGGCGGGGAGTGAAGTCGGCTCACGGGGATCCGAAGGGCCAGTGGATCATCCCGACCGGGCAAGACATCGCCCACCCGCGCCCGGGCGTGGCGCCGGACGGCCCGGTGATCAGCCGCGCCGTCGGCTTCAGGATCTCGCGCTTCGGGACGACCCGCCGCGCTCCGGCACGCTCGACTGCACCAACCCGTAGGCGCCGTCGGCGCACGGCACAGGTCGCTACCCGCTCCCTGGGAGCGTCGTGCTGGTCGTGGAGGTGGACGACTCCCCGCGGCACACGGGGGCGCAGGCATTCAGCCCTGCGAAGCATCCCGCGGCTCCCGCTCGCAGCGCCGTGAGGCAGTCGGTGAAGCACGCAAGGCGAGCAAGCTGCCCACGGCATCCGCTGCGAAGACACCGACGCGCCTGCTTCACGGCGCTCTTGCCGCACAGGCGCAGTTGCTTCCCGCAAGCCTCGATACAACGCGTGCTTCCGTCGCATATCTGTCGGCAGGTCACGCGGGCCTCGAAGCGGCAGGTATCTTCCGCATCGAGCAGCGGACGCAGGCATTGCCGGACGCATTCACCCCTCGACGTTCCTTCGGTGCGCTCCAGGCAGTTCCCCTTGCAGAGGTGGCGATCTCTGTTCGCGATTTCTCTGCAGACTCTGCGCTGCGCGAAGCATCCGCCCGTACAGAGGCTGGCTCTGGCAGTGCCCGAGAGGGCGAGCGCGACGAGCAGACTCGATGCCCAAATGGCTCGCCACGAGGCGAGGTTCAGGGCCGGTGCCATCGGCGCATGCCGTACCAGGTAGAGTGGAACCCCGTCAATATCCATCCTGCCTCAGAACCTCTCTTTGAAGGGACGCACGTCCACCTCCTGCGTCCAGGCGCTCGGGTCCTGATGCGCGATGTGCCAGTACGTCTCGGCAATCGCCGACGGTTGCAGCATGTCCTCCTTCGGGAGGTCGGGGCGGAGCTGGTGGATGAAGGGCATGTCGATCGCGCCGTCGATGTTCACGTAGGCAACGTGGACGCCCTGCGGGCCGAGGTCGCGCGCCATCACCTGCGCCAGGCCGCGGAGCGCGAACTTCGCGGGCCCGAAGGCTGCCGAGGTGGCGAATGGCTTCGTTCCGGCGGTCGCGCCCGTGAAGAGGATCGCGCCGCGTCCCCGGGCGAGCATGGCGGGGACGACCGCCCGCGACCACAGGAAGGCGCCGAACGCATTCACGCGCCAGGTGGTCTCGAACGTGCTGGGCTTGGTCTCCATGAGCCGTCCGAACGGGCGCATGGCGGCGTTGTAGAGGAGCACGTCGACCTCGCCGAGCTCGCGGCGGATGCGCTCGGCGGCTCGCTCGATCTCGTCCGCCTTGCTCACGTCGGCCGGGACCGCGAGGGCCCTGCCGCCCGCGCGCCCGAGCTCGGTCGCCAGGGCGTCGAGCTTCTCCTGGCCGCGCGCGACGAGCGCCACCGCGTATCGCTCCGCGAAGCGCTGCGCGAGCGCGGCACCCAGACCGGCGCCGACGCCGACGACCACCGCGACGCTATGGCTTCGGTCGGTCATTCCACGTGTCCGTCGTCAGCTCGTTAGCGAGGCCGTTTCCTTGATAGGCGGTGAGCCGGCTGAGTCAACCACCAGCGCGCTTTCAGACAGACTACTCGCCACGTTCTCGTCCTACCACGACCGGTTGGAACGCGCCGCCCGACGCATTTGACTCGCTCGGGCCGTTTCGCCACTAGGGACGGCCCATGAAGCGCTTGACCCGGGCGGCGGCAGTCGTCGCCCTCTCCCTGCTTGCCGCCGCGGCTGCCCCGGCAGGGGCGGACGAACCCCAGACGTACCGCGGCACCGTGTACGCCGTGCAGCTCGGAGGGCTCGATCTCCTCACCGGCGTCGGCTACGCACTTCGTGTCGTCCACATCCGCACGCCCGAGACGACGGTCGTCCGCGGCGGTGGCTCGCTGCGCGTCAGCGAGATCAAACCCGGCGACGTGATCCAGGCCGATTGCCGGCTGACCGACGCCGGGCTGGTCGCCGAGCGCATCGAGCAGCGGGACACGCGGTGAGGCGGGCCGCCCTCTGCTCGGGCTTCGCCGCCCTCTGCGTGGCGGCGGCCTGCCACAAGGCGATCCGGCCCGGCGATCCGCTGCGGGGGCTGACGCGCGAGCAGCGCGATCGCTTCGCCCGGGGGAAGGAGGTCTTCAAGCACACCTTCACGCCCGCGACCGGGCTCGGTCCCCTCTACAACTCGACCGGCTGCGGCGAGTGCCACGAGAGCCCGAAGCCGGGGGGCCACGGGGACGAGGTCGAGGTGCAGGCCACCGCCTTCCGCGGCGGGGTGTGCGACCCGCTGGTCGGGGAGGGCGGTTTCGTGATCCAGCAACACGCGACCCCCAAGCTCGAGCAGGCGCTGGGGATCGATCAGGAGCCGTTCCCGCCCTTGGCCACGGTGCGTGCGCTGAGGACCACGACGGCGATCTTTGCACGCGGGCTCCTCGATCTCGTGCCCGAGGCGGACATCCTCGCCTACGCCGACCCCGAGGACCGGAACCGCGACGGCATCTCGGGCCGCCCGAACCGCTCTGTCGACGGCCGACTCGGTCGGTTCGGCCGCAAGGCGTTCGTCCCCACGCTCGCGGAGTTCAACGCCGGCGCGTTCGTCGCCGAGATCGGCGTCACCAACCCCGCGCAGCCGACCGAGGAGAACATCGGCGGGAAGCCGATCCCGCCGGGCGTCGATCCCGTACCCGAGCCCGAGATCAAGCAGGCCGAGCTGGACCTCACCGACGACTTCGTGCGCTTCCTCGCGGGCCCCACCCCCGCCAAGGTCGGCCGGAAGGGGCGCCGCGGTCGCCATCTGTTCTCCGACATCGGTTGCGCCGCCTGTCACGTGCCGACGCTGCGCACCGGCCGGAGCCCCGTCCACGCGCTCGACCGCAAGGAGTTCCCCGCCTACACCGACCTGCTGCTGCACGACATGGGGCCGGACCTCGCCGACATCTGCCTCGGGCTGGCGACGCCGTCGGAGTTCCGCACCGAGCCGCTCATCGCCCTCCGCGATGCCAAGCGCTTCCTGCACGACGGCCGTGCATCGACGCTGGAGCAGGCGATCGCAGCGCACGACGGCGAAGGGTCCGCCGCTCGCGACCGGTTCAAGGCGCTGGCGCGCGGGGACCGTCGCGCGCTCATCGCGTTCCTCGAGTCGCTGTGAGGAAGCCGGCTCCGCCTCGACTCGTCGGAGTAACGCGTCCACGCGAGCCGCACCGGGGAGGATGGCGGTCACGGATCTGCTGCGGGGACGCGCGAGGTCAGTGCAGGTCGCGTGCGTGGATCCTGCGCGCCCTGAGGCGCGATTGCAGCGTGGACGGCTTGACCCCGAGGAGCTCCGCCGCGCCCCCGGGACCGTAGATGCGTCCTCCTGCACGCTTCAGTGGCGCCACGAGGTTCGCTCGTTCCCGACGACGCCATTCGCCCTCCGGGACGATCTCCGCCGGCTCGGGCGGGTGAGCGGCCGGCGGAGGCGCCGACCCCCTCGTGCGCCGGGTGATCGGCGACGATGGCATCGAGGCGTGGCCGGCCGCCCCGGGACAGGATCACGGTACGCTCGATCACGTTCTGCAGCTCCCGGACGTTGCCCGGCCAGTCGTAGCCCTTGAGTTGTTCCCACTCCTCCATCGATATCCGTGGCTCGGGGACGCCGAGCTTGCGCGCCGCGAGGGAGACGAAGTGCGAAGCGAGGAGTGGGATATCACCCTTCCGCTCCCGCAGCGGGGGAAGCTCGATCAGAAAAACGCCCAGACGGTAGTAGAGATCCTCGCGGAAGCGTCCCGCCCGGACCTCGGCCTTGAGGTCCCGGTTCGTCGCCGCGATCACGCGCACGTCGACCTCGCGCGTGGCGTCGTCGCCCACGCGCTCGTACTGCCCCTCCTGGAGCACGCGGAGGAGTTTGGGCTGAAGCTCGACCGGGAGGTCGCCGACCTCGTGGGATTCCTTTTGCGACGGGGAATCCCCCTCCCCGGTGGGCGAGCCGGGGATCACTGCTCCTGCAGGCGGGGTCTCGATTCGGTGCGTCGATGGCCGTGTCGAGCACGCTGGTGGCGCCGCACGCTAGCTAGCTGGCCCTACCACGCCTGATCTTCGCGAGGAACGGCACGAGCACGTCCACGAAGTCGTTCTGCGGGCTTGCGGAGTTGGGGTCGTTGTGGGCGTACGTCTCGTGGCGGTCGAGCAGCGTCAGGTTCGCCTGCGGGATGTTCGACTGGTTGGCGAGGATCGTTGCGGCGTCCAGGACCCTCTGCCCTCCGAGCGCGGCGCCGAAGGCGCATATTCGAAGATTCCTCGCAGGCGCTGGGGGTGGTACCAGGCGGTGCCGTCCAGGCCCTTCAGCCCCGTCCCGGAGAACATCTCCGCATAACGCTGGATCGGGGTGATCTCACCGGCCTGGTCCCAGCCACGTGGATCGCCGCTCGCGGCGAGGTGACCGAGATGCGCCTGAGCCGCGATCAGGCTCGGGGGGGAGGTCTCGGTGTCGAGCGCGTACCCGTACTGGGCCAGGTTCGTGACCCGGATCGAGGGCTTCAGGATGGCCGGCAGCAGCGGCCAGGCCTGCCCGATCGAAGGCGCGTCCGGATCGATCAGCGCGCCCGTCGAGCCGGCCGCGTTGAAGAGGCCGGCGAACGGGGCGGGAATGCCGCCGAAGCTCAGCCACGGTGAGCCGCTCTGCACCTTCTGAAGCGACTCGGTTGCCTGCTCCGGGCTCACGGGGGTCGGGCTGCTGCCACCGTCGATGAACACGAGGCCCGAGAGACCCCTGGCGCCGGGTTCCCCGTCGAAGTCCCAGGTGGCATAGGCCGTGGTGATAGAGCCACCGAGCGAGTGGCCACCCACGACGACCCTGCCCCCGCGCCTCTTCGCCGCCTGCACCACGCGCCGCAGATCTTCGATCTCGACGCGCATTCCCCACTCACGTGCGAACGCGACGTCCGAATCCGCAATGAACTGGAAGTGGGTCGTGATGTCCGGGTTGCTGAGCCAGCCGAGGTAGTAGTCGAACAGCTCCTGACTCGTGGCCATTCCTGCCTTGGCCCGGTCGAGGATCGAGTGGTCCTCGAGCTGGTTCTCCCTGCGCTCTACGGCCCAGACCTGCCAGCCCTTCGCCTTCGAGACGACGGTCTTCGCGAGCGGCGCGAAGTATGCGGCGCTCGCCGACGTCCCGGGATTGAGGACCAGGACGTTCCTCGCGCTCTTCCGCCCGATCTCCAGCACCCCCACCTTGTTGAGCGCGGCCGGAGTGCCCGGGGCCGTGAAGCCGTCAATCCTGTGGAATCGGACCGCGACCTCCGACATCGCGGCCGGCGCGAATGTCGCGAAGGTCAGGCCGACCGCCGCGGCCATCAGCCCAAGCCGGCGACGTTTGCTGCTAACGGAACGCATTCCTTCCTCCTCTCGCGAGTGCCGGAGCGTGTGGAGGATCCGAACGTCCGTCACGAGATCCGAGAACACTCCATCTCGGATGCCGTCTTCTCCGGGTCCAGCCGGCCTGTCCATTACCTCCGGCAGGATGAGAGCGTCAATGCCGGTCACGCGTCAGGTGAGAGGGCACATCGAGATCGCCCACGGGCAGCTCGGCTCGCCGGCGCCGGCCCCGAGCGGGCGGCTCACTCGGTGAGCGGGCGGTCGAGCAGCTCGTAGCGCTCCCAGCCGGGGCCGTCGAAGTGCCACCACTCGGTGGGCAGCGGCTCGAAGCCGGCTGTCACCATCGCCTCCTCGAGCCGCGCGACGTTGCGCCGCGCCGCCGGGCTCGCGCCCGCCCAGCCACGGTGGGCGCGCTCGCTGAAGTCGTCGAAGGCGGACGGCATCTCGAGCGGCCGGCCGGCGGCGTCGACCAGGGTCAGATCCACGGCCGCGCCGCGGTTGTGCTTCGAGCCCTCCACCGGACGGCCGTCGCGGACGACCGGCTCCGCGACGTAGCGCGCGTCGGGCACGAGCGCCCAGAGGCGCTGCTGCACCCCGAACGGGCGGTAGCAGTCCCACACCAGGAGCCCGAGCCCCTCGGCCGCAAGCCGCCGCTGGACGCGCACGAGCCGCTCCGCCACGTCGCGCCGGACGAGGCAGCGCGCGACCGGGTAGAGGGCGACTCCCGTGAAGTTGTGCGGCGTAGCGTAGGGCATGTCGATGCGGATCGAGGGGTCGAGCGTATGGAGGTCGACGAGGACCTCGGGCGCGACACGCAGGCCCGGCCCCGTCGCCGCACACCCCGCAAGGACGACGCCCGCGAGCAGCCAGGGGAGAGCGCGCGCCGCCGGCATCCGCGCGGCCAGGCGTAGCCGACGGAGCCCCTCTTGTCGAAGCCTCCGCATCGTGCCAGGACGCGGCCGTGTCCCCGACCGCGCTGGTCGCGCTCCTCTGGCTCGGGTTCGCCGGGTCGCACCTCGTCTTGTCCAGCCTGCCGGTCCGGCAGCGGATCGTCGGGCGCCTTGGTGAGGGGCCCTTCCGGGGACTCTACTCGCTGGTGGCCTTCGCCTTCTTCGTCCCGCTCGTCCGGACCTTCTTCGCGCACAAGCACGCGGGCCGGTGGCTCTGGCTCGTGGAGCGGGGCACGGGCCTCCGCTGGGCGATCTACGTCGGCATGGGGCTCGCGTTCGTGATGCTGGTGGCGAGCCTCGTCCGGCCGAGTCCGGCCGGGGTCGTGCCCGGCGACCCGACGCCGCGGGGCGTCTACCGGATCACGCGCCATCCCCTCGTCATGTCGATCGCCCTCTTCGGCGCGCTCCACCTGCTGCCCAACGGGAGCACGACCGACGTCGCCTTCTTCGGCGGGTTCGTCGCCTTCGCGCTGGTCGGCGCCTGGCATCAGGATCGGCGCAAGCTCGCGCTCGGCGTGCCCGGCTTCCGCGCCTTCCACGAGGCGACGCCGTTCCTGCCCTTCACCGGACGCGACACGCTGCGCGGGCTCCGCGAGCTGTCGCC
The sequence above is drawn from the Deltaproteobacteria bacterium genome and encodes:
- a CDS encoding MoaD/ThiS family protein, which gives rise to MRVRLPTHLRAYTQGLAEVEASGATLAEVLADLDQRYPGLRFRVVDEQGRIRTHIKFFVGGELVRTLAAPVGAREVQIVAALSGG
- a CDS encoding glycosyl hydrolase translates to MPRITLIVSTRKGLWLYRSADRARWEADGPHHFGCLVHHAVLDTRDGRTLLAGVRTGHLGPTVMHTDDGGRSWREARQPPAFRTGEPRGRAVDHVFWLTPGHPSEPGVWYAGTSPQGLFRSEDGGETWQGVDGFNDHPMQQAWVGGDQDATPDGPTLHSILVDPRDRRHLYLGMSGGGVFESLDGGEGWRPLNRGVAADFLPDPNVEFGHDPHCVQLHPRRPDRLWQQNHCGIYRLDRPGDTWVRVGDAMPRDVGDIGFPIALHPRDANTVWVCPMDGTEVWPRTSPGGRPALYVTRDAGASWQRQDRGFPAEQAWWTVKRQAMCTDDLDPVGLYLGTTNGEIWASRDEGASFACLVRHLPHVYATVAAREA
- a CDS encoding guanylate cyclase; this encodes MLTGVTAPGPERSPTTYTPRHLAEKILTSRAALEGERKQVTVLFADVKGSMDLAEQADPEVFHHVMERFAALLAEGVHRFEGTVTQFTGDGIMALFGAPIAHEDHARRACHAALSLVEEIRRYARRLRLEQGLSFSVRMGLNSGEVVVGSIGDDLRMDYTAQGPTVGLAQRMEQLAEPGKVYLSEHTARLVSGYFRLEELGRFAVKGVRAPVRVYELAGVGPLRTPLERSRARGFSRFVGREEETAALEAALGQAVDGAGVVIGVVADAGVGKSRLCHEFAERARARGVAVHAAACVPHGKMLPFLPVVELLRSYFGIADTDREEEARRKIAGTILLLDAALTEALPLLFDFLGVPDPLQERRGGPDRRRGARSERRLLRMDPEARQRRLVALFRRLVDLRSRQAPMVVLVEDLHWIDEASEALLAALVEALPGRRALLLVNFRPEYRAGWTQAAPFAPLVLRPLGPEAVTALLEDLLGRDPSVATLADGIRGRTAGNAFFIEEVVQALVEAGNLTGAHGAYRLARPVDDLAVPPSVQALLAARIDRLPEREKALLQTAAVIGKEFAEPVLRRVSELPEVEVEEGVHNLIAAGMVDEEELHPRGEYTFRHPLTHEVAYRSQLAERRARTHAAVARAFVELDPHRLEERAALLAHHWEAAGERLEAARWRRRAAEWAGVRDLAEAARSSRKVRELLAALPETPETIEMATWAGIWLLNFGWRLGLSEEEAAAIFTEGMNLTRRTGDARARAGFLNNYGMVRGMAGAVPEALELVSEGTRLADESADVGLQVASRVALVEAQWMAGRFSAVLETLAEALGRAAEGRRGPAGTGFDPYIWLLLMRGAALFQTGRVEEGARELDHALALAREAREEEVLGWAHEMSVYPAELRGDAQAALDHARQAVQIAERIGSPLSLASAYYALGCAHAAGEDRKQAASAFEHALSMVRRRRTALHWEALMLAQLAEAHGEPGESERARSETEEAVRLARERSTRAIECRVLLAHARLLIRTEGLARRGAIETALRQALALLEETGARCHEPFILVELAALAGLTGEQAARRGFLREAHRLFTEMGATARAEQVARELALTSV
- a CDS encoding SDR family NAD(P)-dependent oxidoreductase; protein product: MTDRSHSVAVVVGVGAGLGAALAQRFAERYAVALVARGQEKLDALATELGRAGGRALAVPADVSKADEIERAAERIRRELGEVDVLLYNAAMRPFGRLMETKPSTFETTWRVNAFGAFLWSRAVVPAMLARGRGAILFTGATAGTKPFATSAAFGPAKFALRGLAQVMARDLGPQGVHVAYVNIDGAIDMPFIHQLRPDLPKEDMLQPSAIAETYWHIAHQDPSAWTQEVDVRPFKERF
- a CDS encoding peptidase M15, with product MPAARALPWLLAGVVLAGCAATGPGLRVAPEVLVDLHTLDPSIRIDMPYATPHNFTGVALYPVARCLVRRDVAERLVRVQRRLAAEGLGLLVWDCYRPFGVQQRLWALVPDARYVAEPVVRDGRPVEGSKHNRGAAVDLTLVDAAGRPLEMPSAFDDFSERAHRGWAGASPAARRNVARLEEAMVTAGFEPLPTEWWHFDGPGWERYELLDRPLTE
- a CDS encoding MFS transporter, with the protein product MSPTALVALLWLGFAGSHLVLSSLPVRQRIVGRLGEGPFRGLYSLVAFAFFVPLVRTFFAHKHAGRWLWLVERGTGLRWAIYVGMGLAFVMLVASLVRPSPAGVVPGDPTPRGVYRITRHPLVMSIALFGALHLLPNGSTTDVAFFGGFVAFALVGAWHQDRRKLALGVPGFRAFHEATPFLPFTGRDTLRGLRELSPAVMVAGIAAAAVVRYYHAAWFGG